The following are from one region of the Methanoculleus sp. SDB genome:
- a CDS encoding tyrosine decarboxylase MnfA (catalyzes the decarboxylation of L-tyrosine to produce tyramine), with amino-acid sequence MREHGCSEESLFSFLSMKKKEDRGYDHVLSSMCSIPHPIAAKAHVMFLETNLGDPGLFCGTAALEELLIGRLGALFHHPKATGYATSGGTESNIQALRIAKRYANVHAPNVIIPESAHFSFEKACDMLSVEMRTVPCDETYRMDFDIAQELIDQNTVCIVGIAGTTEYGMVDPIAGLSDIAVDREIFLHVDAAFGGLVLPFLENPHPFDFALPGVASISVDPHKMGLSTIPAGCLLTRDNATLHLLNVDTPYLTVRNACTLSGTRSGAPVASAVAVLEYLGREGMRSIVAGCMKNTRRLIEGMESWGYPVAAYPDVNVAAFDCPETPPGWLVSRTRHGHMRIVCMPHVHRDVIEEFLEDIGEFACSKN; translated from the coding sequence ATGCGTGAACACGGCTGTTCCGAAGAATCCCTGTTTTCCTTTCTTTCGATGAAGAAAAAAGAGGACAGGGGATATGATCATGTCCTCAGTTCGATGTGCAGCATCCCGCATCCGATTGCGGCGAAAGCCCATGTAATGTTCCTTGAGACAAATCTCGGCGATCCCGGTCTTTTCTGTGGCACTGCCGCTCTTGAGGAGCTGCTAATTGGACGTCTCGGAGCCCTGTTTCATCATCCCAAAGCCACAGGCTACGCCACGTCGGGGGGGACAGAGTCGAACATCCAGGCGCTCAGGATTGCAAAACGGTACGCAAATGTTCATGCTCCGAACGTTATCATCCCGGAATCCGCACATTTTTCATTTGAAAAGGCGTGCGATATGCTATCGGTGGAGATGCGGACTGTCCCCTGCGATGAAACGTACCGCATGGATTTCGACATCGCACAGGAACTGATAGATCAGAATACTGTCTGCATTGTCGGGATTGCCGGTACGACGGAATACGGAATGGTCGATCCCATCGCAGGGCTTTCGGACATTGCTGTCGACCGTGAGATATTCCTGCATGTCGATGCAGCCTTCGGGGGGCTTGTGCTGCCGTTTCTCGAAAATCCTCATCCCTTTGATTTTGCACTTCCCGGTGTCGCAAGCATTTCCGTGGATCCCCATAAAATGGGACTCTCCACAATACCTGCAGGGTGCCTGCTGACCCGCGATAATGCCACCCTCCATCTGCTGAATGTGGATACGCCATACCTCACCGTCAGGAATGCGTGTACGCTCAGCGGCACCCGTTCCGGAGCCCCGGTGGCAAGCGCCGTCGCAGTGCTCGAGTACCTCGGGCGTGAAGGCATGCGTTCAATTGTTGCGGGGTGCATGAAAAATACCCGGCGTCTGATCGAGGGGATGGAGTCCTGGGGCTATCCTGTCGCTGCGTATCCCGACGTCAACGTCGCCGCCTTCGACTGTCCGGAAACACCTCCGGGATGGCTCGTGTCCCGTACCCGGCACGGGCACATGCGCATCGTCTGCATGCCGCATGTGCACCGGGACGTAATCGAGGAATTTTTAGAGGATATAGGTGAATTTGCATGCTCAAAAAATTAA
- a CDS encoding methyltransferase has protein sequence MKLRHLEMALERCAGFTQPRAQLEQYGTPAVIAARLLYHAHLKGDIGGKRVLDLGCGTGILACGASLLGAAEVAGVDIDSAAISTARKNAVLLGADVTFIAGDIGDDTLFPFFCPCNTVVMNPPFGAQKRHADRPFIDRALACAHVVYGIFNAGTRPFLEAYIRGRASVDEAIACSFPMKRSFVHHTRDRMEIPVEIVRIINERR, from the coding sequence ATGAAACTGCGGCACCTTGAAATGGCTCTTGAACGGTGTGCGGGGTTTACCCAGCCGCGTGCACAGCTTGAGCAGTACGGCACTCCAGCGGTCATTGCGGCACGTCTTCTCTATCATGCACACCTGAAGGGAGATATCGGGGGAAAGCGTGTGCTCGATCTCGGCTGCGGAACCGGAATTCTCGCATGCGGCGCATCGCTCCTCGGTGCCGCCGAGGTTGCAGGCGTAGACATCGATTCCGCCGCCATCAGTACAGCCCGGAAGAACGCCGTACTTCTCGGCGCAGACGTGACATTTATTGCCGGAGACATCGGTGATGACACGCTCTTTCCGTTTTTCTGCCCATGTAATACCGTTGTCATGAACCCCCCTTTCGGCGCCCAGAAACGGCATGCCGATCGCCCTTTCATCGATCGTGCACTTGCATGCGCACACGTCGTGTACGGCATATTCAACGCGGGCACCCGGCCGTTCCTTGAGGCTTACATCCGGGGGCGTGCCTCGGTTGATGAAGCCATTGCATGTTCATTCCCCATGAAGCGAAGTTTTGTACATCATACGCGCGACCGGATGGAAATTCCGGTTGAAATCGTCCGTATCATTAACGAGCGACGGTGA
- a CDS encoding adenine phosphoribosyltransferase: MLKKLIKSLETCPIVKRGEYNYFIHPITDGVPLVEPALLREVAASFIRMLDLEGVDKIVVAEAMGIHIGVALSLVTDIPITIVRKRPYQLPGEVPIHQSTGYSKGELYLNGVESGDCVVVIDDVISTGGTVRSVLEALETKGARVADVCVVIKRGDPSLGRPYKYLVEIEVTGAGVHVRNTAF, encoded by the coding sequence ATGCTCAAAAAATTAATAAAATCACTTGAAACATGTCCGATTGTAAAACGGGGTGAATATAACTATTTCATCCACCCGATTACGGACGGCGTCCCCCTTGTCGAGCCCGCTCTCCTTCGCGAGGTGGCGGCATCATTTATCAGAATGCTGGATCTTGAAGGAGTAGACAAAATCGTCGTGGCGGAAGCCATGGGCATACATATCGGGGTTGCCCTGTCTCTTGTTACCGATATCCCCATCACGATTGTCCGGAAACGCCCGTATCAGCTGCCCGGAGAAGTCCCCATTCACCAGAGTACGGGCTACTCGAAGGGCGAACTGTATCTTAACGGAGTAGAATCCGGTGACTGTGTTGTCGTTATTGACGATGTGATCTCCACCGGGGGAACCGTGCGGTCGGTTCTTGAGGCCCTCGAGACGAAAGGGGCGAGGGTTGCCGATGTCTGTGTTGTCATCAAACGCGGCGACCCGTCGCTGGGACGGCCCTATAAATATCTGGTTGAGATCGAAGTAACCGGTGCCGGCGTGCATGTCAGGAATACCGCTTTCTGA
- a CDS encoding phosphoribosylformylglycinamidine synthase codes for MKFNIDITIGLKEGMLDPEARAIRHALSNLGFSTDNLSTARVFQITLDAPDSDAARSRAEEMCARLLANPVIHRYTIEVRS; via the coding sequence ATGAAATTTAACATAGATATTACCATCGGTCTGAAGGAGGGGATGCTGGATCCCGAGGCGCGGGCAATCCGTCACGCTCTTTCAAACCTCGGATTTTCTACAGACAATCTGAGTACAGCACGGGTTTTCCAGATAACACTTGATGCACCGGATAGTGATGCGGCACGCAGTCGTGCCGAAGAGATGTGCGCCCGCCTTCTCGCAAATCCGGTCATTCACCGGTATACAATCGAGGTCCGTTCATGA
- a CDS encoding ferredoxin thioredoxin reductase, producing MSEDDKAQQELEDEIYTWAQEYARKHNWVLNPDEKQLKAVIRGLARNRIRHGERYCPCRIRSGDPAEDREIVCPCIFHEDEVLNDGHCHCNLFFVP from the coding sequence ATGAGTGAAGATGACAAAGCACAGCAGGAACTGGAAGATGAAATCTATACATGGGCACAGGAATACGCACGAAAACACAACTGGGTTCTCAACCCTGATGAGAAACAGCTTAAGGCTGTGATCCGTGGACTCGCGCGAAACCGAATCCGGCATGGAGAACGGTACTGCCCCTGCCGGATCCGGAGCGGAGATCCCGCTGAGGACAGGGAGATTGTCTGCCCGTGCATCTTTCATGAGGATGAAGTACTCAACGACGGACACTGCCACTGCAATCTTTTTTTCGTTCCTTAA
- a CDS encoding phosphoribosylaminoimidazole-succinocarboxamide synthase codes for MNRGQLLYAGKAKSVYRSNVTGELIVSFRDDITAFDGGKKDVIIGKGAFNARISAFFFTYLEEHGIPTHFIRMIDERTMLVRELTMIPLEVIVRNRAAGSIVRRYPFQEGQVFATPVIVMDYKDDTRHDPMINDDLICALGLLTREEIQTIRKLALTVNRYLTELFSDKGLDLIDFKIEFGRSGDSILLADEISMDSMRLWDRKTGASLDKDVYRFDKGDVLSAYAQVVKMIVPEGYGGL; via the coding sequence GTGAACCGAGGACAACTCCTCTATGCAGGCAAGGCAAAATCCGTCTACCGGTCAAATGTTACAGGGGAACTGATTGTGTCGTTCAGGGACGACATTACCGCCTTCGACGGAGGGAAAAAGGACGTTATCATCGGAAAAGGAGCGTTCAACGCACGAATATCCGCTTTCTTCTTTACATATCTTGAGGAGCATGGCATTCCAACGCATTTTATACGCATGATCGACGAACGGACAATGCTTGTCCGGGAACTTACCATGATCCCGCTTGAAGTCATCGTCCGTAACCGGGCAGCCGGATCGATTGTCCGGCGCTATCCGTTTCAGGAGGGACAGGTATTTGCAACGCCGGTCATCGTTATGGATTACAAGGACGATACGCGTCACGATCCGATGATCAACGATGATCTCATTTGCGCTCTCGGACTGCTCACCCGCGAAGAGATCCAGACAATCAGAAAACTTGCCCTGACGGTTAACAGGTATTTAACAGAACTTTTCAGTGATAAAGGCCTCGATCTCATCGATTTTAAGATAGAATTTGGACGATCGGGGGACTCAATCCTGCTCGCTGACGAGATTTCCATGGACTCGATGCGCCTCTGGGACAGGAAAACGGGTGCCTCCCTTGACAAGGATGTCTACCGGTTTGATAAGGGGGATGTGTTATCTGCTTACGCACAGGTAGTGAAAATGATAGTTCCGGAAGGATACGGGGGATTGTGA
- the cofG gene encoding FO synthase subunit 1 (7,8-didemethyl-8-hydroxy-5-deazariboflavin synthase subunit 1; catalyzes radical-mediated transfer of hydroxybenzyl group from 4-hydroxyphenylpyruvate (HPP) to 5-amino-6-ribitylamino-2,4(1H,3H)-pyrimidinedione to form 7,8-didemethyl-8-hydroxy-5-deazariboflavin (FO); functions in F420 biosynthesis along with cofH), whose protein sequence is MHRRVITFSRNVFLPLTTVCHNRCAYCCFRTPAKEGCIMPQGEVIGTLKRGAALGCTEALFTFGERPEREDGFRDYIQAVGYTNVLEYCYSMCEQSIAIGILPHTNAGIMTYDEMAHLREVNASMGLMLETTAELPAHRNSPGKQPEVRIEMIENAGRLKIPFTTGLLIGIGERARDREESLEVIADIHHRFGHIQEVIIQNFCPKEGTPMEYARVPDTNEFCAVIRMAREILPHDVAIQIPPNLADAARLIDCGVNDLGGVSPLTIDYVNPEHPWPAIDRLHEVVGDAELRERLCIYPQFIEKGWYHPNIEGLIKQLREVIQER, encoded by the coding sequence ATGCACCGTCGCGTAATCACTTTTTCGCGAAATGTGTTTCTTCCCCTGACAACGGTGTGCCATAACAGATGCGCTTACTGCTGTTTCCGCACTCCGGCAAAGGAAGGGTGCATCATGCCGCAGGGTGAGGTCATCGGAACACTCAAACGAGGGGCGGCTCTGGGATGTACTGAGGCTTTGTTCACCTTCGGCGAACGGCCAGAACGTGAAGACGGTTTTAGAGACTATATACAGGCCGTCGGATATACAAACGTTCTGGAGTACTGCTATTCCATGTGTGAACAGAGCATAGCGATCGGAATTCTCCCCCACACAAATGCCGGCATCATGACCTATGATGAAATGGCGCACCTGCGGGAAGTGAACGCAAGCATGGGGCTCATGCTCGAAACCACAGCCGAACTGCCGGCACACCGCAATTCTCCGGGGAAACAACCCGAAGTGCGGATTGAGATGATCGAAAATGCCGGGCGCCTGAAAATACCCTTTACCACCGGCCTTCTTATCGGCATTGGCGAAAGAGCGAGAGATCGTGAAGAATCACTCGAGGTTATCGCCGATATTCACCATCGTTTCGGCCATATCCAGGAAGTAATTATCCAGAATTTCTGCCCGAAAGAGGGAACTCCGATGGAATATGCCCGGGTTCCGGATACTAACGAGTTCTGTGCGGTGATCCGGATGGCTCGTGAGATACTTCCTCACGATGTTGCCATCCAGATACCTCCCAACCTTGCAGATGCAGCCCGCCTAATCGATTGTGGTGTAAACGACCTCGGCGGTGTATCGCCCCTCACCATCGATTACGTCAACCCGGAGCACCCGTGGCCTGCGATCGACCGTCTTCATGAGGTCGTCGGAGACGCGGAATTACGTGAACGGCTTTGTATTTACCCGCAATTCATTGAAAAGGGGTGGTACCACCCAAACATCGAAGGACTTATCAAACAGCTCAGAGAAGTGATTCAGGAGAGATAG
- a CDS encoding diphthamide biosynthesis protein has product MSGIPLSDVIGRLRQQGARRVALQFPDGLRRRACDVARDLKDAGFEVIISGDPCYGACDLAVETEEMADVLIHFGHAPVDDRPGVIYEYVPFTFDPAVLAEAVPLFTGTCVGLVTTIQHAHLVDEMAAFLATRGIECRVGGPGLRTPMRGQILGCSFAAARQTGAPEILYVGTGMFHPLGVQLATGVRVIALDPFTGHASVVDAERLLRKRFARIEKARDAETVGILVSLKSGQQRIDLARRLESLSPRAFLITLREITPDALQNLGCTCYVNTACPRIAYDDQIRFPAPVLSPPEYEIACGVRSWDDYLIDEMS; this is encoded by the coding sequence ATGTCAGGAATACCGCTTTCTGATGTAATCGGGCGGCTCCGTCAGCAGGGTGCGCGTCGGGTCGCACTCCAGTTTCCCGACGGGCTCCGGCGGCGGGCATGTGATGTGGCGCGGGATCTGAAGGATGCGGGGTTTGAAGTCATCATCAGCGGTGATCCCTGTTACGGTGCGTGTGATCTTGCTGTCGAGACCGAAGAGATGGCAGATGTCCTGATTCACTTCGGACACGCACCTGTCGACGACCGCCCCGGGGTTATATACGAGTACGTGCCCTTCACCTTCGATCCGGCCGTTCTCGCGGAAGCGGTGCCCCTTTTTACCGGAACGTGCGTGGGTCTTGTAACGACTATCCAGCACGCCCACCTTGTTGATGAGATGGCAGCCTTTCTGGCAACCCGCGGAATCGAATGCCGCGTGGGCGGCCCCGGACTCCGCACGCCAATGCGCGGTCAAATTCTCGGCTGTTCCTTCGCTGCGGCACGCCAGACCGGTGCTCCGGAAATCCTCTATGTCGGTACGGGGATGTTTCATCCGCTCGGCGTTCAGCTGGCCACCGGTGTGCGGGTTATCGCACTCGATCCCTTTACGGGGCATGCGAGTGTCGTTGATGCGGAGCGGCTGTTGCGGAAGCGGTTTGCACGAATCGAAAAGGCCCGTGATGCAGAGACCGTCGGGATCCTCGTCAGCCTTAAAAGCGGTCAGCAGCGCATTGATCTTGCACGGAGACTCGAGTCTCTCTCACCCCGGGCTTTTCTCATAACACTGCGTGAAATCACGCCGGATGCCCTCCAGAATCTTGGCTGCACATGCTATGTCAACACTGCCTGCCCCCGGATTGCATATGATGACCAGATCCGATTTCCCGCCCCGGTGCTGAGCCCGCCGGAGTACGAGATCGCGTGCGGTGTTCGTTCCTGGGATGATTACCTGATTGACGAGATGTCCTGA
- a CDS encoding MFS transporter, with the protein MTSLRPILGLSFAHLVTDLYTPVIPAILPLLILQNGFSYVMAGLFITVFQLTSSFVQPLTGWLYDTRGTAVNVSVSILLSAVCISSIGLLSDYRAILLCAALGGLGHALFHPAALGTVSKLVEDQSRGRLTSYFVVGGNFGFAVGPVVAGALVGLFGLQGICLLVIPGLITAAALRLFLPQPTWTPRDETGAGSVLKSSSVRSAIVLVVAGSAFRSWAIFGSIAFLPTLLIARDMTLIAANTLVSLMLLAGVFGQLFGGTVSDRYGRKEYTLFGLVASAPFFLIFLQSSGLISYIALLLFGFFLWSTFSVTLAMAHELVPGNSGLISGLMLGFAVGTGGAGVAVTGLLADTLGLEQGFTLLILPVAAAFLIFLLAPYPLRLLRNRNYQKS; encoded by the coding sequence ATGACATCGCTACGCCCCATACTCGGCCTGTCCTTTGCACATCTGGTGACGGATCTTTATACGCCTGTTATTCCTGCGATCCTTCCGCTTCTCATCCTGCAGAATGGATTTTCCTATGTGATGGCCGGTCTCTTCATCACGGTGTTTCAGTTGACCTCGTCCTTTGTTCAGCCTCTCACCGGATGGCTCTATGATACACGCGGAACAGCGGTGAATGTGAGCGTAAGCATTCTTCTAAGCGCGGTCTGTATCTCATCGATCGGGCTCCTGAGTGATTACCGGGCCATTCTTCTGTGCGCTGCTCTCGGAGGGCTCGGCCACGCATTGTTCCATCCCGCCGCGCTCGGGACTGTGAGTAAACTGGTGGAAGATCAGAGCCGGGGGCGCCTCACGTCATACTTTGTGGTTGGCGGCAATTTCGGGTTTGCCGTGGGGCCGGTCGTTGCCGGTGCGCTTGTCGGATTATTTGGCCTGCAGGGCATCTGCCTCCTTGTTATTCCGGGTCTGATCACTGCTGCAGCCCTCAGGCTGTTCCTTCCCCAGCCCACATGGACGCCGCGGGACGAAACCGGTGCCGGATCAGTTTTAAAAAGCTCTTCGGTCAGGTCTGCCATTGTGCTTGTCGTTGCCGGCTCCGCGTTCCGATCCTGGGCAATCTTCGGATCGATTGCATTCCTCCCTACACTCCTTATCGCACGGGACATGACGCTGATAGCGGCAAACACGCTCGTTTCCCTGATGCTGCTTGCCGGCGTATTCGGGCAGCTTTTTGGAGGGACAGTGTCCGACCGGTACGGCCGAAAGGAGTATACGCTTTTCGGGCTTGTAGCATCGGCACCGTTTTTCCTCATCTTTCTCCAGAGCAGCGGGTTGATATCGTACATTGCTTTATTGCTCTTTGGTTTCTTCCTCTGGTCAACATTTTCTGTCACGCTGGCGATGGCGCACGAACTGGTCCCCGGAAACAGCGGGCTTATCTCAGGCCTGATGCTCGGATTTGCTGTTGGAACAGGTGGAGCGGGAGTTGCCGTAACAGGTCTTCTCGCCGATACCCTTGGCCTCGAACAGGGATTTACACTCTTGATTCTTCCTGTAGCAGCAGCATTCCTGATTTTTCTTCTCGCACCGTATCCTCTCCGCCTACTACGGAACCGGAATTATCAGAAGTCCTGA
- a CDS encoding phosphoribosylformylglycinamidine synthase, with protein MRFAVIQFGGSNCDRDVCHVLRDVCGISADLVWYKERLTRPYDAIVIPGGFSYGDYLRAGAIAARTPVMTDILSHANEGRLVLGICNGAQIGAESGIVPGIFTVNAYPKFICEWTYLRVENTSSPFTDAYRRGEVIRIPIAHKEGRYVAPPETLETLERNNRIAFRFCDQYGVCTPESNPNGSARNITGIIGTADNVLVMMPHPERAAEAVLGSDDGKKLFDSMIDSIEAGRVPSSEQVRA; from the coding sequence ATGAGATTTGCCGTCATCCAGTTTGGCGGAAGCAACTGTGACAGGGATGTCTGCCACGTACTCCGGGATGTCTGCGGTATTTCCGCGGACCTTGTCTGGTACAAGGAACGGCTTACCCGGCCGTACGATGCCATTGTCATCCCGGGAGGATTCTCCTATGGCGACTACCTTCGGGCTGGTGCGATCGCGGCACGCACGCCTGTCATGACAGACATCCTTTCGCATGCAAACGAAGGACGGCTTGTTCTCGGGATCTGCAACGGCGCACAAATAGGGGCTGAAAGTGGCATTGTTCCCGGCATATTCACCGTCAATGCATACCCGAAGTTCATATGCGAATGGACATACCTCAGGGTGGAGAATACCTCATCGCCTTTCACGGACGCATACCGCCGTGGCGAAGTGATTAGAATCCCTATTGCCCACAAGGAAGGACGATATGTCGCACCGCCGGAGACGCTCGAAACTCTCGAACGAAATAACCGTATCGCATTCAGGTTCTGCGATCAGTACGGAGTATGTACACCGGAGAGCAATCCAAACGGCTCGGCACGAAATATTACGGGGATCATTGGAACAGCGGACAACGTCCTTGTGATGATGCCTCATCCCGAACGTGCTGCTGAGGCGGTGCTGGGGTCTGATGACGGAAAAAAGCTGTTTGATTCGATGATTGATTCAATCGAAGCGGGACGGGTTCCCTCTTCCGAGCAGGTGAGAGCATGA